In Balaenoptera acutorostrata chromosome 19, mBalAcu1.1, whole genome shotgun sequence, the following proteins share a genomic window:
- the LOC103004512 gene encoding UPF0193 protein EVG1-like isoform X1: MASQERVETVTKGTGFWRCPKPATYTPGTCELLRAMLKESKLTNFQQRHIVDTMKRGDTLPLQCSPTSSQRVLPSKPPASAICLPPILASRSHLRTASMCQANGTYSREQSKPQATRDLEKEKRRLQNIFATGKEPEERKRKPPPVRQEDPAPELDRCEELVKEIQERKEFLADMEALGQGRQYRGIILTEISQKLQEMEDLDHKSEELRKAFATT, translated from the coding sequence ATGGCTTCCCAGGAGAGGGTGGAGACAGTGACCAAAGGAACTGGGTTCTGGCGCTGCCCCAAGCCGGCCACTTACACCCCAGGGACCTGCGAGCTGCTCAGAGCGATGTTGAAGGAATCCAAACTGACAAACTTCCAACAGCGCCACATCGTGGACACCATGAAACGAGGAGACACTCTCCCACTACAGTGCAGCCCAACTTCCAGCCAGAGGGTCTTGCCTTCCAAGCCGCCGGCCTCAGCCATCTGCTTGCCTCCCATCCTGGCCTCCCGGTCCCACCTCCGGACTGCCAGCATGTGCCAAGCCAACGGGACCTACAGCCGGGAGCAGTCGAAGCCTCAAGCCACCCGAGATCTGGAGAAGGAGAAGCGAAGACTCCAAAATATTTTTGCCACCGGGAAGGAGCCAGAGGAACGGAAAAGAAAGCCCCCTCCTGTGCGACAGGAGGACCCAGCCCCTGAGCTGGACCGGTGTGAAGAACTGGTGAAGGAAATCCAGGAGAGGAAAGAATTCCTGGCTGACATGGAGGCCCTAGGGCAGGGCAGACAGTACCGAGGGATCATCCTTACTGAAATCTCCCAGAAGCTACAGGAAATGGAAGACCTTGACCACAAGAGTGAGGAACTTAGGAAGGCTTTTGCCACCACTTAA
- the LOC103004512 gene encoding UPF0193 protein EVG1-like isoform X2, which translates to MASQERVETVTKGTGFWRCPKPATYTPGTCELLRGGDTLPLQCSPTSSQRVLPSKPPASAICLPPILASRSHLRTASMCQANGTYSREQSKPQATRDLEKEKRRLQNIFATGKEPEERKRKPPPVRQEDPAPELDRCEELVKEIQERKEFLADMEALGQGRQYRGIILTEISQKLQEMEDLDHKSEELRKAFATT; encoded by the exons ATGGCTTCCCAGGAGAGGGTGGAGACAGTGACCAAAGGAACTGGGTTCTGGCGCTGCCCCAAGCCGGCCACTTACACCCCAGGGACCTGCGAGCTGCTCAGAG GAGGAGACACTCTCCCACTACAGTGCAGCCCAACTTCCAGCCAGAGGGTCTTGCCTTCCAAGCCGCCGGCCTCAGCCATCTGCTTGCCTCCCATCCTGGCCTCCCGGTCCCACCTCCGGACTGCCAGCATGTGCCAAGCCAACGGGACCTACAGCCGGGAGCAGTCGAAGCCTCAAGCCACCCGAGATCTGGAGAAGGAGAAGCGAAGACTCCAAAATATTTTTGCCACCGGGAAGGAGCCAGAGGAACGGAAAAGAAAGCCCCCTCCTGTGCGACAGGAGGACCCAGCCCCTGAGCTGGACCGGTGTGAAGAACTGGTGAAGGAAATCCAGGAGAGGAAAGAATTCCTGGCTGACATGGAGGCCCTAGGGCAGGGCAGACAGTACCGAGGGATCATCCTTACTGAAATCTCCCAGAAGCTACAGGAAATGGAAGACCTTGACCACAAGAGTGAGGAACTTAGGAAGGCTTTTGCCACCACTTAA